In one window of Episyrphus balteatus chromosome 3, idEpiBalt1.1, whole genome shotgun sequence DNA:
- the LOC129914165 gene encoding trans-1,2-dihydrobenzene-1,2-diol dehydrogenase-like, protein MSQSLRWGIVGVSEIAHDFCVALNLKFTRCDHEIVAVSSQSRGRAELFAKEHGIPKVCPDYKSLAADDQVEVVYISVLNPLRYEVCKMMIEYKKHIVCEKPLCIDRQQVKEILDLAKKSGVFVMEGLWSRFFPVYRYLHQLMNMKILSNVKEVYVKHGYNATCKEKILKKDKGGGVVLDIGVDAIQFVVFIYQEEPKSIKASGKINSDGVDLYIQVDMFFSGDRKATIICSGLQAFENQATVISKKGPICIPDYNCPTKLFGCNGAHEWSLISSKIPLNFTNSLGLRYEADEVMKCIRSGKLECEIVPAKDMLLIAQIRDEIRKQIGVRYDSDKS, encoded by the exons ATGTCACAGTCGCTCCGTTGGGGAATAGTTGGTGTTTCCGAAATCGCGCACGACTTTTGTGTGGCTCTTAATCTTAAATTTACACGCTGTGATCATGAAATTGTCGCTGTTTCTAGTCAATCCAGAGGACGGGCTGAGCTATTTGCAAAAGAACATGGAATACCTAAAGTGTGCCCAGATTATAAGAGTCTAGCAGCGGATGACCAAGTTGAAGTGGTTTACATTTCGGTTCTTAATCCCCTACGCTATGAAGTTTGTAAAATGATGATTGAATATAAAAAACACATTGTTTGTGAAAAACCGTTATGCATTGATCGGCAGCAGGTGAAGGAAATTCTTGATCTTGCCAAGAAAAGTGGTGTGTTTGTAATGGAAGGACTTTGGTCAAGATTTTTTCCTGTCTATCGCTATTTACATCAGCTaatgaatatgaaaattttaagcAATGTTAAAGAAGTTTACGTTAAACATGGCTACAATGCAACTTGTAAGGAGAAGATTCTCAAAAAAGATAAAGGAGGTGGAGTTGTTCTTGATATTGGTGTCGATGCGATACAGTTTGTGGTATTTATTTACCAGGAGGAACCAAAATCAATTAAGGCATCTGGAAAGATCAATTCCGATGGGGTGGATTTGTATATTCAAGTGGATATGTTCTTTTCTGGGGATAGAAAGGCGACAATTATTTGTTCGGGCTTGCAAGCATTTGAGAATCAAGCTACAGTAATTTCAAAGAAAGGCCCAATTTGC ATTCCAGATTACAACTGTCCAACCAAACTGTTTGGATGCAATGGTGCCCATGAATGGTCACTGATAAGCTCAAAAATACCATTGAACTTTACAAATTCACTTGGCTTACGCTATGAAGCCGATGAGGTCATGAAATGCATACGATCGGGAAAATTGGAATGCGAAATTGTGCCGGCTAAAGATATGTTGCTGATAGCACAGATACGCGATgaaattagaaaacaaattgGTGTTCGTTATGACAGTGATAAGAGCTGA